The following coding sequences lie in one Spea bombifrons isolate aSpeBom1 chromosome 5, aSpeBom1.2.pri, whole genome shotgun sequence genomic window:
- the LOC128498103 gene encoding transthyretin-like, with translation MAYMKGFVLLAVMFILSDAAPLPHDTHGAADSKCPLMVKVLDAVRGTAAANIEVKVFKQNEGGSWDLFSSGITSQQGEIHDLTNDEQFVEGVYKVQFETKSYWKKSGLSPFHEYVDVVFTANDAGHRHYTVATLLTPYSFTNTAVVSEPHD, from the exons ATGGCTTACATGAAAGGCTTTGTTTTATTAGCTGTGATGTTTATTCTTTCCGACGCTGCTCCATTG CCACATGATACTCATGGCGCTGCAGACTCCAAGTGTCCTTTGATGGTGAAAGTTCTGGATGCAGTCAGAGGAACAGCAGCTGCCAACATAGAAGTAAAAGTTTTTAAACAGAATGAAGGTGGAAGCTGGGATTTGTTTTCTTCTGG AATAACATCTCAACAAGGAGAAATCCATGATCTTACCAATGATGAGCAGTTTGTTGAAGGAGTTTACAAGGTGCAATTTGAAACCAAGTCCTATTGGAAGAAGTCAGGCCTTTCTCCCTTTCATGAATATGTTGAT GTAGTGTTTACCGCTAATGATGCCGGACACCGTCATTACACTGTTGCTACTCTCCTCACTCCGTACTCTTTTACAAACACTGCCGTTGTCAGTGAACCACACGATTAA
- the LOC128498102 gene encoding transthyretin-like, giving the protein MAYLKVFAFLAALIILSDAAPSARDTNTASELNPLVVHAVNSGTQTPAANLQVTLFRQNDDGSFKLISSRPTAADGEISDFVTEEDFVGGVYKLQFATSAFWANSGFSSFYENVDVVFSVEAENHDHYDIDVFISPSSFSSTATVTDPHILRN; this is encoded by the exons ATGGCTTATTTGAAAGTATTTGCTTTCCTGGCTGCACTGATCATTCTCTCTGATGCGGCTCCATCT GCACGTGATACTAACACAGCTTCCGAACTGAACCCCCTGGTGGTGCACGCCGTGAACTCCGGAACACAAACTCCAGCAGCTAATCTACAAGTAACACTTTTTAGACAGAACGACGATGGAAGTTTTAAACTGATTTCCTCAAg ACCAACAGCTGCAGATGGAGAAATCTCTGATTTTGTTACTGAAGAAGACTTTGTCGGAGGTGTATACAAGCTGCAGTTTGCAACAAGTGCTTTCTGGGCCAATTCAGGCTTTTCCtcattttatgaaaatgttgAT GTGGTGTTTTCCGTTGAAGCTGAAAACCATGACCACTATGACATCGATGTCTTCATCTCTCCTTCCTCCTTCTCAAGCACAGCTACTGTCACCGACCCACATATTTTAAGAAACTAG